One stretch of Carassius carassius chromosome 18, fCarCar2.1, whole genome shotgun sequence DNA includes these proteins:
- the LOC132092863 gene encoding cilia- and flagella-associated protein 251-like, whose product MREMEARSSTTMTTLVEIKNDVSLHPTRSSKRTLTDDLYTTFSSPMAWILVLALVVTWSTVAVIMFDLLDSKGIEGDIQHISPHPMKSVSEATEDSTDWITSTLTFMTNLLAPEEEEEQGERHFVRKKGEFLPPRKKVAEIWAKEMLEEEGDYEEEEEEEEEDEVLAHEEEEEEEEYGDEEVEESDEEIVEEEEEEEELAKEAVVEEKRKEEEAEEKEKEEADADTEEEKEDEEEEAAAEAVQKEEDKEKEEEEADAEEENEDEKKGVAAEAVQKEEETEKEEEEADAEQEEEHEEKAAAAPAVKKKDTSIPAEPDEEKEETAEQVTSKETEEADDEEEEEEEEDKTDRDKEPPEEEDGKEDTPADDKDDDQSEEKDDDDEVQEADIAIAVEVQETGEESILLKADGDSKLLTTIEESAAKADLADSQDGLSATDDHDGKITKELADDHGEVTEDSLKDETGAGLIDADSEKDITREVEGVFEEPELADDVADKEEQEQEGKEEGEEQIRGEDDDAAADDDDIIVTAPVVSSEPGGDETTVVADEDCDSSPEKDITTLKEEEKDEKDESAEEVEIAEKAPEPVPKGSRASEDVEVSAAPALIQDRECNS is encoded by the exons ATGAGAGAGATGGAAG CACGGTCCTCCACCACCATGACTACACTAGTCGAGATCAAGAATGACGTGAGTCTACATCCAACACGTTCGTCCAAACGCACCTTAACCGATGACCTGTACACCACGTTCAGCTCCCCCATGGCCTGGATCCTCGTGCTGGCTCTCGTTGTAACCTGGTCGACTGTGGCTGTCATAATGTTTGACCTGCTCGACAGCAAGGGTATTGAAG GAGATATACAGCACATCAGCCCTCATCCCATGAAGTCGGTGAGTGAAGCCACGGAAGACTCTACTGATTGGATAACGTCAACCTTGACTTTTATGACTAATTTGCTAGCAccggaagaggaggaggagcaaG GTGAGCGTCATTTTGTGAGGAAAAAAG GAGAATTCTTGCCACCGAGGAAAAAag TTGCAGAGATATGGGCCAAGGAGATGTTAGAAGAGGAAGGGGAttatgaggaggaagaggaggaggaagaggaagatgaggTGCTTGCtcatgaagaagaggaggaagaagaagaatatgGGGATGAAGAGGTAGAAGAAAGTGATGAGGAGATCgtagaggaggaagaagaggaggaggaattAGCAAAGGAAGCGGTGGTGGAggaaaagagaaaagaagaggAGGCTGAAGAAAAGGAGAAAGAGGAAGCTGATGCTGATACTGaggaagaaaaggaagatgaagaggaggaagcAGCAGCAGAAGCTGTGCagaaggaggaggacaaagaaaagGAGGAAGAGGAAGCTGATGCAGAGGAAGAAAATGAAGATGAAAAGAAGGGAGTGGCAGCAGAAGCTGTGCAGAAGGAGGAGGAAACAGAAAAGGAGGAAGAGGAAGCTGATGCTGAGCAGGAAGAAGAACATGAAGAGAAAGCTGCTGCTGCTCCTGCTGTCAAAAAGAAAGATACTTCGATCCCTGCTGAACCTGATGAGGAGAAAGAGGAAACTGCAGAACAAGTCACTTCTAAAGAAACTGAGGAagctgatgatgaggaggaggaggaggaggaggaggacaaaacTGATAGAGATAAAGAACCACCTGAGGAAGAAGATGGAAAAGAAGATACTCCTGCTGATGATAAAGATGATGACCAAAGTGAGGAAAAAGATGATGACGATGAGGTCCAAGAGGCTGATATCGCCATAGCTGTTGAAGTACAAGAGACTGGTGAGGAATCTATACTTCTTAAAGCTGATGGTGATTCAAAGCTATTAACAACCATAGAGGAGAGTGCTGCTAAAGCTGATTTAGCTGACTCACAAGATGGCTTAAGCGCTACTGATGACCATGATGGTAAGATAACAAAAGAGCTAGCTGACGATCATGGTGAGGTTACAGAAGACAGTCTTAAAGATGAGACTGGTGCTGGACTGATAGACGCTGACTCTGAGAAAGATATAACACGTGAAGTTGAGGGTGTTTTTGAGGAGCCTGAGCTAGCCGATGATGTTGCAGATAAGGAGGAGCAGGAGCAAGAGGGAAAAGAGGAGGGAGAGGAACAGATAAGGGGTGAGGATGAtgatgctgctgctgatgatgatgatattataGTAACAGCACCTGTAGTTAGTTCCGAACCAGGTGGAGATGAGACAACAGTGGTGGCTGATGAAGATTGTGACTCTTCACCTGAAAAAG ACATAACAACCCTGAAAGAAGAGGAGAAAGATGAAAAGGATGAAAGCGCAGAGGAGGTGGAAATTGCTGAAAAAGCACCAGAACCAGTCCCTAAAG